A window of the Narcine bancroftii isolate sNarBan1 chromosome 4, sNarBan1.hap1, whole genome shotgun sequence genome harbors these coding sequences:
- the nkx2.2b gene encoding NK2 homeobox 2b isoform X1, producing MSLTNTKTGFSVKDILDLPDTTDEYGSAAEATEEDGEASETAKTSGFARQSPLETVQRLPLKNPFYDSADNPYTRWLATTESIQYSLFVPVYSPFCAVHGISTNSSQQQNSSSKSSEPSADESQDNATETSSNGSESGKKRKRRVLFSKAQTYELERRFRQQRYLSAPEREHLASLIRLTPTQVKIWFQNHRYKMKRARAEKGMDVNPLPSPRRVAVPVLVRDGKPCHASMVTNALKTQDLAAATFQTSIAFPAYTTQSLQHMQFNSHFSSASNPQYHTHPLVQSPQWTW from the exons ATGTCGCTGACCAACACAAAGACCGGCTTTTCAGTAAAGGACATCTTAGACCTCCCTGATACCACCGATGAGTACGGCTCGGCGGCGGAGGCGACGGAGGAAGATGGAGAGGCTTCAGAAACAGCCAAAACTTCGGGGTTTGCCAGGCAAAGTCCGCTGGAAACTGTACAGAGGCTCCCTCTGAAGAACCCTTTCTACGATAGCGCCGATAATCCGTACACCCGGTGGTTGGCTACGACGGAAAGCATTCAGTATTC TCTATTCGTTCCTGTTTATTCTCCTTTCTGTGCAGTACATGGGATTTCAACTAACAGTTCCCAACAGCAAAATTCTTCGAGTAAATCTTCGGAGCCTTCAGCCGACGAATCTCAGGATAACGCAACGGAGACCTCCAGTAACGGCAGCGAGtcggggaagaagagaaaacggAGGGTTCTGTTTTCCAAGGCTCAAACTTACGAACTGGAGAGGCGTTTCAGGCAACAGAGATACCTGTCGGCCCCCGAGAGGGAGCACCTCGCCAGTCTGATTAGACTCACTCCTACACAGGTCAAGATCTGGTTCCAGAACCACAGGTATAAGATGAAGCGAGCTAGGGCCGAGAAAGGTATGGACGTGAATCCTCTCCCCTCGCCGAGACGAGTGGCCGTGCCGGTTCTAGTGAGGGACGGCAAACCTTGTCACGCAAGTATGGTGACGAACGCTCTCAAAACCCAGGACTTGGCTGCGGCCACTTTCCAGACCAGCATCGCCTTCCCAGCCTATACCACACAGTCCCTTCAACACATGCAGTTTAACTCTCATTTCAGCTCCGCCAGTAATCCCCAGTATCACACACACCCGCTAGTGCAGAGTCCGCAATGGACATGGTGA
- the nkx2.2b gene encoding NK2 homeobox 2b isoform X2, whose translation MSLTNTKTGFSVKDILDLPDTTDEYGSAAEATEEDGEASETAKTSGFARQSPLETVQRLPLKNPFYDSADNPYTRWLATTESIQYSCKLHGISTNSSQQQNSSSKSSEPSADESQDNATETSSNGSESGKKRKRRVLFSKAQTYELERRFRQQRYLSAPEREHLASLIRLTPTQVKIWFQNHRYKMKRARAEKGMDVNPLPSPRRVAVPVLVRDGKPCHASMVTNALKTQDLAAATFQTSIAFPAYTTQSLQHMQFNSHFSSASNPQYHTHPLVQSPQWTW comes from the exons ATGTCGCTGACCAACACAAAGACCGGCTTTTCAGTAAAGGACATCTTAGACCTCCCTGATACCACCGATGAGTACGGCTCGGCGGCGGAGGCGACGGAGGAAGATGGAGAGGCTTCAGAAACAGCCAAAACTTCGGGGTTTGCCAGGCAAAGTCCGCTGGAAACTGTACAGAGGCTCCCTCTGAAGAACCCTTTCTACGATAGCGCCGATAATCCGTACACCCGGTGGTTGGCTACGACGGAAAGCATTCAGTATTCCTGTAAGT TACATGGGATTTCAACTAACAGTTCCCAACAGCAAAATTCTTCGAGTAAATCTTCGGAGCCTTCAGCCGACGAATCTCAGGATAACGCAACGGAGACCTCCAGTAACGGCAGCGAGtcggggaagaagagaaaacggAGGGTTCTGTTTTCCAAGGCTCAAACTTACGAACTGGAGAGGCGTTTCAGGCAACAGAGATACCTGTCGGCCCCCGAGAGGGAGCACCTCGCCAGTCTGATTAGACTCACTCCTACACAGGTCAAGATCTGGTTCCAGAACCACAGGTATAAGATGAAGCGAGCTAGGGCCGAGAAAGGTATGGACGTGAATCCTCTCCCCTCGCCGAGACGAGTGGCCGTGCCGGTTCTAGTGAGGGACGGCAAACCTTGTCACGCAAGTATGGTGACGAACGCTCTCAAAACCCAGGACTTGGCTGCGGCCACTTTCCAGACCAGCATCGCCTTCCCAGCCTATACCACACAGTCCCTTCAACACATGCAGTTTAACTCTCATTTCAGCTCCGCCAGTAATCCCCAGTATCACACACACCCGCTAGTGCAGAGTCCGCAATGGACATGGTGA
- the nkx2.2b gene encoding NK2 homeobox 2b isoform X3, protein MSLTNTKTGFSVKDILDLPDTTDEYGSAAEATEEDGEASETAKTSGFARQSPLETVQRLPLKNPFYDSADNPYTRWLATTESIQYSLHGISTNSSQQQNSSSKSSEPSADESQDNATETSSNGSESGKKRKRRVLFSKAQTYELERRFRQQRYLSAPEREHLASLIRLTPTQVKIWFQNHRYKMKRARAEKGMDVNPLPSPRRVAVPVLVRDGKPCHASMVTNALKTQDLAAATFQTSIAFPAYTTQSLQHMQFNSHFSSASNPQYHTHPLVQSPQWTW, encoded by the exons ATGTCGCTGACCAACACAAAGACCGGCTTTTCAGTAAAGGACATCTTAGACCTCCCTGATACCACCGATGAGTACGGCTCGGCGGCGGAGGCGACGGAGGAAGATGGAGAGGCTTCAGAAACAGCCAAAACTTCGGGGTTTGCCAGGCAAAGTCCGCTGGAAACTGTACAGAGGCTCCCTCTGAAGAACCCTTTCTACGATAGCGCCGATAATCCGTACACCCGGTGGTTGGCTACGACGGAAAGCATTCAGTATTCCT TACATGGGATTTCAACTAACAGTTCCCAACAGCAAAATTCTTCGAGTAAATCTTCGGAGCCTTCAGCCGACGAATCTCAGGATAACGCAACGGAGACCTCCAGTAACGGCAGCGAGtcggggaagaagagaaaacggAGGGTTCTGTTTTCCAAGGCTCAAACTTACGAACTGGAGAGGCGTTTCAGGCAACAGAGATACCTGTCGGCCCCCGAGAGGGAGCACCTCGCCAGTCTGATTAGACTCACTCCTACACAGGTCAAGATCTGGTTCCAGAACCACAGGTATAAGATGAAGCGAGCTAGGGCCGAGAAAGGTATGGACGTGAATCCTCTCCCCTCGCCGAGACGAGTGGCCGTGCCGGTTCTAGTGAGGGACGGCAAACCTTGTCACGCAAGTATGGTGACGAACGCTCTCAAAACCCAGGACTTGGCTGCGGCCACTTTCCAGACCAGCATCGCCTTCCCAGCCTATACCACACAGTCCCTTCAACACATGCAGTTTAACTCTCATTTCAGCTCCGCCAGTAATCCCCAGTATCACACACACCCGCTAGTGCAGAGTCCGCAATGGACATGGTGA